Proteins found in one Aquibium microcysteis genomic segment:
- a CDS encoding efflux RND transporter permease subunit, with product MGLVEYSIRHARLTISILLFFLIAGTLAYRGIPKEAEPDVQIPIIYVSLSYQGISPEDAERLLLRPVETRLKSITGIKEMRSTAYQGGGNVIVEFQAGADLDKALEDVRNKVSDAEQDLPQGVDEPSVNEVNISEFPVLVVTLAGDVPERALTTAARALRDRIEEVPGVLDAALQGARDDLVEVIIDPVKLSSYDLRLDQLVGAVAASNSLVAAGQLQGEEGRYAVKIPALIETVEDVANLPIVASGNAVARARDLATIRSTFKDPVTITRLDGKPAIAIEVSKRTGANLVETVDAVKAAATDFQRLLPEGATVAFSQDKSTVIRQLLGDLENSVLTAVILVFVVILYSLSGRASMLIGMAIPASFLMGILWLSLAGYTVNIVVLFALILAVGMLVDDAIIVTEFAERRMSEGMHKREAFALAARRMAGPVVAATATRVAAFSPLLFWPGIVGEFMKYMPITLIVTLSSSLIYALLFTPALGALIAKPTVEAEHRDGWYMRFVRHAVRHPFIVTFATLAALVAVPAAYVQFGKGVEFFPSVEPEYGLLYVHARGNLSLAEQDAIVSQAEKRILGWPGIETVYTRVGQTQGGGAQLDEDVVGVIQYEFVDWRERKPASQILDDLRIAMTGIPGAEIEVSVPESGPPTGKAIQLRLSAVDPAGLDEAARETAAMLQTVPDVIDISDGLPPPGIDWELDVDRTRAAQYGIGPGSVGTVVQLVTTGLKLTEYRPAGSDDAVDIRLRLPEDRRTLSELDQLRVQTALGAVPISNFVERNPAPRTGTLSRIDGVRTVIVAAGIREGVQANPVREQVIANVEGMNLDERGIRWRLAGEDEEQQAAGEFLSKAFGAAIFLIFVVLLALLNSFMSVALVLSAVVMSTIGVFLGLMIMGQPFGVVMTGIGIIALAGVVVNNNIVLIETYDVLRQSGMDKLEAVLQTCRERARPVVLTAVTAILGVLPIAFGLNLEILNHETTYGAPSTQWWITLSSAIVYGLAFSTVLTLVVTPSLLMIVTRSNESRLSARLGRILPWRRRRSAASPEGRPDEEPAGADGRGSFPKAAE from the coding sequence ATGGGCCTCGTCGAGTACTCCATACGCCATGCGCGGCTGACGATCTCCATCCTGCTGTTCTTCCTGATCGCGGGCACCCTCGCCTATCGCGGCATCCCCAAGGAAGCCGAGCCGGACGTCCAGATCCCGATCATCTATGTCAGCCTCTCCTACCAGGGCATCTCGCCGGAGGATGCCGAGCGACTGCTGCTGCGGCCGGTCGAGACGCGGCTGAAATCCATCACCGGCATCAAGGAGATGCGCTCCACCGCCTACCAGGGAGGCGGCAACGTCATCGTCGAGTTCCAGGCCGGCGCCGATCTCGACAAGGCGCTGGAGGACGTCCGCAACAAGGTGTCGGACGCCGAGCAGGATCTGCCGCAGGGCGTCGACGAGCCGAGCGTCAACGAGGTCAACATCTCCGAATTCCCGGTGCTGGTCGTGACGCTCGCCGGCGACGTTCCGGAGCGCGCCCTGACGACCGCCGCCCGCGCCTTGCGCGACCGCATCGAGGAGGTGCCGGGTGTGCTCGACGCAGCCCTCCAGGGTGCCCGCGACGATCTCGTCGAGGTGATCATCGATCCGGTGAAGCTCTCCTCCTACGACCTGCGCCTCGACCAGCTGGTCGGCGCGGTCGCGGCCAGCAACTCGCTGGTCGCGGCCGGACAGCTTCAGGGAGAGGAAGGCCGCTACGCCGTCAAGATCCCCGCCCTGATCGAGACGGTGGAGGACGTCGCCAACCTGCCGATCGTCGCCAGCGGCAATGCGGTGGCGCGCGCGCGCGACCTCGCCACCATCCGCTCGACCTTCAAGGACCCGGTGACGATCACGCGCCTCGACGGCAAGCCCGCCATCGCCATCGAGGTGTCGAAGCGCACCGGGGCCAATCTCGTCGAGACCGTCGACGCCGTGAAGGCGGCCGCGACCGATTTCCAGCGGCTCCTGCCGGAGGGCGCGACCGTCGCCTTCAGCCAGGACAAGTCCACCGTCATCCGCCAGCTCCTGGGGGATCTCGAGAACAGCGTTCTCACCGCGGTGATCCTTGTCTTCGTGGTCATCCTCTATTCGCTGTCCGGCCGGGCCTCGATGCTGATCGGCATGGCCATCCCGGCCTCCTTCCTGATGGGCATTCTCTGGCTGTCGCTCGCCGGCTACACGGTCAACATCGTCGTCCTGTTCGCCCTCATCCTGGCGGTCGGCATGCTGGTCGACGACGCCATCATCGTCACCGAATTCGCCGAGCGCCGCATGTCGGAGGGCATGCACAAGCGCGAGGCCTTCGCGCTCGCCGCCCGCCGCATGGCCGGCCCGGTGGTCGCCGCCACCGCCACCCGCGTCGCCGCCTTCTCGCCGTTGCTGTTCTGGCCGGGCATCGTCGGCGAGTTCATGAAGTACATGCCGATCACGCTGATCGTCACGCTGTCGTCGTCGCTGATCTACGCGCTGCTGTTCACGCCCGCGCTCGGCGCGCTGATCGCCAAGCCGACGGTCGAGGCGGAGCACCGGGACGGTTGGTACATGCGCTTCGTGCGCCATGCGGTGCGCCACCCCTTCATCGTCACCTTCGCGACGCTGGCGGCGCTCGTCGCCGTTCCGGCGGCCTATGTCCAGTTCGGCAAGGGCGTCGAGTTCTTCCCCAGCGTCGAGCCGGAATACGGCCTGCTCTACGTCCACGCCCGCGGCAACCTCTCGCTCGCCGAGCAGGATGCGATCGTCAGTCAGGCGGAGAAACGCATCCTCGGCTGGCCGGGCATCGAGACCGTCTACACCCGCGTCGGCCAGACCCAGGGCGGCGGGGCGCAGCTCGACGAGGACGTGGTGGGAGTGATCCAGTACGAGTTCGTCGACTGGCGCGAGCGCAAGCCCGCGAGCCAGATTCTCGACGACCTTCGCATCGCCATGACCGGCATTCCCGGCGCCGAGATCGAGGTTTCGGTGCCCGAGAGCGGGCCGCCCACCGGCAAGGCGATCCAGCTCCGCCTTTCGGCGGTCGATCCCGCAGGACTCGACGAGGCCGCCCGTGAAACGGCGGCCATGCTGCAGACCGTCCCGGACGTCATCGACATCTCCGACGGCCTGCCGCCGCCCGGCATCGACTGGGAACTCGACGTCGACCGCACGAGGGCCGCGCAGTACGGCATCGGCCCCGGCTCCGTCGGAACCGTCGTCCAGCTGGTGACCACCGGGCTGAAGCTCACCGAATACCGGCCCGCGGGATCCGACGATGCGGTCGACATCCGGCTGCGGCTTCCGGAGGACCGGCGCACGCTGTCGGAACTCGACCAGCTCCGGGTGCAGACCGCGCTCGGCGCCGTGCCGATCTCGAACTTCGTCGAGCGCAATCCGGCGCCGCGCACCGGAACCCTGAGCCGCATCGACGGCGTTCGCACCGTCATCGTCGCCGCAGGCATCCGCGAGGGCGTTCAGGCCAATCCGGTCCGCGAACAGGTGATCGCCAACGTCGAGGGCATGAACCTCGACGAACGGGGCATCCGCTGGCGGCTGGCCGGCGAAGACGAGGAGCAACAGGCGGCCGGCGAGTTCCTGTCGAAGGCCTTCGGCGCCGCGATCTTCCTGATCTTCGTTGTTCTGCTCGCGCTCCTGAACAGCTTCATGTCGGTGGCGCTGGTTCTATCGGCGGTGGTCATGTCCACCATCGGCGTGTTCCTCGGACTCATGATCATGGGACAGCCTTTCGGCGTGGTCATGACCGGCATCGGCATCATCGCGCTCGCTGGCGTCGTGGTGAACAACAACATCGTTCTGATCGAGACCTACGACGTGCTGCGCCAGTCCGGCATGGACAAGCTCGAGGCGGTGCTCCAGACCTGCCGCGAACGCGCGCGCCCCGTGGTGCTCACCGCCGTCACCGCGATCCTCGGCGTCCTGCCGATCGCCTTCGGGCTCAATCTGGAGATCCTCAATCACGAGACCACCTACGGCGCGCCGTCCACACAGTGGTGGATCACGCTCTCCAGCGCGATCGTCTACGGCCTCGCCTTCTCCACGGTGCTGACGCTCGTCGTGACCCCGTCCCTGCTGATGATCGTCACCCGAAGCAACGAGTCGCGCCTGTCGGCAAGGCTCGGCC
- a CDS encoding efflux RND transporter periplasmic adaptor subunit, whose translation MPKVRLHKLAALVVLGASAAWILTGEFSSVGSAQSGNSPPAAGSPDTPDAGQRPIRTVGVVTPPRREHARAIRISGTTEANRRSTLASRTAGIVAELPARQGTMVSAGDIVMRLDSEDKRSAVEMATAVLAQRQAELDAAERLASTGNVARLQLDSARAALATAQAQLDSANAELDRYFLRAPFDGLVDRVSVEEGSAIAQGAEVATVLDLDPVLAVGQVNEQDLDDLKLGEAADIRLVGGKVVQGTLRYVSRDASVQTRTYAIEVSVPNADRSIPAGMTTEITLRSDPVDAVFLPRSVVTLSQAGDLGIRIVGPDDVVGFVPIDLIDDTPRGLVLGGVPRDARIIVAGQDLVVEGETVKPVEADAETVRRLVGEAMGTTN comes from the coding sequence ATGCCGAAAGTACGTCTGCACAAACTGGCGGCGCTCGTCGTCCTGGGGGCATCCGCCGCGTGGATCCTGACCGGTGAGTTCTCCTCCGTCGGAAGCGCCCAGTCCGGGAACTCGCCCCCGGCGGCGGGCAGCCCCGACACGCCGGACGCAGGACAGCGCCCCATCCGCACCGTCGGCGTCGTCACGCCGCCACGTCGCGAGCATGCGCGTGCCATCCGCATTTCCGGCACCACGGAGGCAAACCGCCGCTCCACGCTCGCGTCGCGCACCGCAGGCATCGTGGCGGAACTGCCTGCTCGTCAGGGGACGATGGTATCCGCAGGCGACATCGTCATGCGTCTGGACAGCGAGGACAAGCGTTCGGCGGTCGAGATGGCCACCGCCGTCCTGGCACAGCGACAGGCCGAACTCGATGCCGCCGAAAGGCTCGCCTCGACCGGCAACGTGGCCCGGCTGCAGCTCGACAGCGCCCGCGCGGCCCTCGCGACCGCTCAGGCACAGCTCGATTCCGCCAATGCCGAACTCGACAGATATTTCCTTCGCGCGCCGTTCGACGGCCTCGTCGATCGCGTTTCGGTCGAGGAGGGAAGCGCGATCGCGCAGGGGGCGGAGGTCGCCACCGTCCTCGACCTGGATCCGGTTCTGGCAGTCGGCCAGGTGAACGAGCAGGATCTGGACGACCTGAAGCTTGGCGAAGCGGCCGACATACGCCTGGTCGGAGGCAAGGTGGTGCAAGGCACCCTGCGCTATGTCAGCCGCGACGCCTCCGTCCAGACTCGCACCTATGCCATCGAGGTGTCGGTGCCCAACGCCGACCGCTCGATCCCGGCCGGCATGACCACCGAGATCACGCTGCGATCCGATCCCGTCGATGCGGTCTTCCTGCCGCGGTCCGTGGTGACCCTGTCGCAGGCGGGCGATCTCGGCATCCGCATCGTCGGCCCGGACGACGTGGTCGGCTTCGTGCCGATCGACCTGATCGACGACACGCCGCGCGGTCTGGTGCTCGGCGGCGTGCCCCGTGACGCACGCATCATCGTCGCGGGACAGGATCTCGTGGTGGAAGGCGAGACGGTCAAGCCCGTGGAGGCGGACGCCGAGACCGTTCGCCGCCTGGTCGGCGAGGCCATGGGAACGACGAATTGA